Genomic segment of Primulina tabacum isolate GXHZ01 chromosome 11, ASM2559414v2, whole genome shotgun sequence:
TTTTCGGTGTACTTGAAACAAACGaattcattcaaatatattgtatactttttataattatatatataatggacGGTTCATAAAATCGTCGCTATTAgagataattttataaaaaaaggtCGTTaattatagcgacggttttgataGGTCTTGATGGTTCCATTGCATTGTTGTTAACCATCGCTAATAAACGACGTTTTAAAATTGCGACGATTACGACGATTTTTGTTTAAATcacctaattttttttttagtgaaaATAGCGTgagttatataaaaaatatataaatatttgtttCGTTAATAATGTCCAATGTTTGAATACGGCCAGCCAGTGGTAGCAGTGTCAGCCTACGTGCTCAGTGTGTTCAACCATTTGTTTCACTCAAAAAGTGCAAAcaaaaagagagaaaagagaaataaaaaacaaagaaaactctgaaatctctTGAGATATACGTGTAGTGTGAGAATGAAGAGGGGGGAGAGAGAAAGTTTGTTCCTTTTCTCATGCTTTAATGGCGTGAGACCGTATCAGTGAGTGTGGTGTATAATATACAGAGTATGGTAGTGATTGTGTATGAATCCATTCATCTTTGCATGTTTTACCAAGAAAACTAAATGGAATATAAAAAAGGGCGAAAATGGCGTAAATGACAAATCTTTTTCGAAGCGAAAACTATAtgaaatattttcgaaatttcactTTCCCAAACCCCTCCCTTGTGCCATATTTGGTATTAGTACTTTTGGTATTCTGAGACCATCTTAGATGCTAAAAACGTTAATCTACTGTGGGTTCTCATTGCTTCGTCTTCTGTTGATCGTTTCTTGATGTAGATTTTTTGATTCTTGCATTGTTGTTCTTGTTGTGGAATCTTGTGTtgtattttcttcttttttttttctctgtttttttgttttgtaattTGCTTTGATGTTTGAGAAGAAGATGGGTGCAGAAAACATGAACGATGATGATGAATTCGAAAGGTTACTGGGAGAGATCCCCCATGCGACGGCATCATTGAATCTTcaccatcatcatcatcataatGGCAGTGATCTTGATGCTGATGGTCATTGTCAAGGCCATGCCTATGGCATTTATGATGATGGACTTTTGAAGCATAAGTATACATGTATATCTTCTCCTGAGAGTGGGTTTTCTTTACAATCTGATGGCTCCTCTTCTAGTTTGTTTTCTTCTGGGTATTCTCTTTCGGACATTGGATCACCAACCCTACCCCGATTTGAAGAGATTAAATCCCACTCTAATTCCGGGGATGGATTTTTGTTGGATTTTAACAGGGTTAATGGGGTTAATGAGAGAAATTTTGTTGATGGTTTGAGTTTATCGAGGAATTTCAGTAAAATGTACGTTAGTGACGAGCTAGATGATCTTCTGGTGTCACCAAATGGTTTTCGATCTCATAGGCAATGTAAAAACGAGGAAATTCGGATGAATTTCGAGAAATGTGGGGCACATGATAGTTATAGGAAAGGTTTTTCAGGTTGTGGGGATTTTAATCCCTCCATTCCTATGAGGCCTATAAATTTCGAGGGCTTGATGAGTTCTGTCTCTGTGGAAATGCAACATCAACAGAGAAGTCGCTAATTTATTGGGATCACAGTATTTGCCTAGTTGGCCTGATGGTATGTTCGCTCGGTCTGAGTTCCCTATTACTGCTCAGAGTCCTCAAATTTATAGAAGCAATGTGTTGACAAGAAATCATTTTCCAATGGGATTTGCTGTGTCAAATGGCTCTTCAACTCTAAATAGGCCTTTGGTTGGTGATGCTCCATTATATGCTTTGCGAAATGATATAAATCTGATTGAAACTAGAAATGATGTATATTCACCGAATGAGGTTCAATTGGCTCGATCAATCCCTCAGAGTAATGTCGAAAATTTACTTCATTACCAACCAGTGGTGTCTGATGGAAAGAACAGAGTACCTTTGTGTGTTATAGCGCCTCAAGGGAATGTTGAAGCCTTCACCGACGATGATAGTTTGATAATTCAAGGGGAAGGTGTTAATTATGGGATGAAAAGAGGATATGTATGTTCGAGGGAAAACATCCATAAAGATTTTATTCACGAGACATGTGCTGAAAAGGGTCAAGGAAAGAGGTTAAATTTTGACGCTCATCTCCATATTGCATCAATCCAAGATACTCGATTAACTCTGAAAATGTATCACCCTTTCCAACTCCCACCAAAGTGTAACTCCCTTGCAGAAGCTCAAGGATATATATATCACATAGCTAAGGATCAACATGGTTGCCGTTTCTTGCAAAGGATGTTTGATGAAGGAAACTCTCGAGACGTGCAGACCATATTCAGTGAGATAATTGATCATACAGTGGAACTTATGATGAATCCATTTGGAAATTATCTCATGCAAAAATTGCTGGAAGTGTGCAATGAAGAACAGAGTATGCACGTATTGCTCAGGGCGACTGAGGAGCCAGGAGAGCTTGTTAGAATCTCTTTAAATACGCATGGGTATGCTTGTCGTGTTTATTGTTCTAATTTATCATGACGCAGGCATGTTAACCTTTAATTCATTTGATAACAGTACCCGGGTTGTTCAGAAGTTGATAGAGACACTCAAAACAAGGCAGCAAATTTTAAGAGTTATTTCAAATCTTGAACCAGGCTTTCTAACACTCATCAAAGACCTGAATGGAAATCACGTCGTACAAAGGTGCTTGCAATGCTTTACCAACGAAGATAGTAAGGTAATCAATGACTTCTAATTCCTTCTTGAGCTCCAAAAGTTTTTGTTAGCAGTGCACACCTATTTACCTTTGATGGTATTTGTTTTGCCTCTTAATTGTCACTGTTCAAATTTCTGTCATAATTCAAATTGTTACattgataatattttgttttcaatgGATTGGGAGGAATAAAATCTTGCACTgtgtttgatttttattttcgacCGATTTTGTATTATCTTTTCAAATGCAATAAGCCATTTGATTGACAAGCCAATCAAAAAGGcatgaacatgaaaaatgaAGTTAGGAGTCTTCTAGCTGCTGATGTTTCCATTTTAATGGTCAGAAGCTAATTAAAGGAGCTGTTGTAAAATATTCACAGTCCTTGGTCTAAAATGTAATTTAGGTTCAATTTGAtgcatataaattttaaaagaaagTTCAATTATGCATGTTAAAAACTTTTATCTCTATTACAAATTTATGACttcaaacttttttttttgtcttttctAACACAGCAAGTGTGAAATATATAATCTTCTTATTGAAGTCAATTTGATAAATACTGAACCAATAATTATATCCCACGAGAATGGATCAATATCCAATGGCTTTAGTCTATGCTTAGAAATTGATGAAAGGGTCACCAAGCATCTTAGCAAATGCTGCAGGGTTATGTCCTGAAAAATTCCCACTTTGGTATAAAAAGCCATTTGTTTCAAGAATTTAATTCAGGTTAATTTGGTATAAAAGCCATTCTCAGTTGGAAAATCATGTAGTACATGTTCTATGTGTTGTATAATGGAGCAGAGACTTCTCTTGTTTTGCTTTCAACTGGTCCCTTTTCTTGTAATTTCAGTTCATTTTTATTGCTGCTGCAAAGTACTGCGTTGATATAGCAATGCATCAGCATGGGTGCTGTGTTCTGCAACGTTGCATCAAAATTTCTAATGGAGAGCATCGAGAAAAGTTGGTTGCAGAGATTTCAAGAAATGGTCTTCTGCTTGCTCAAGATCCATTTGGGTAACCAAACTGATAGTGTCTATCATAGGAATCTATCTTTTGATATGTTTGAGCTGGTTATATTCCTCCTCGCTTACAAAAACATTGATCTTTTCTACTTAAACTTAAAACTTGTATTTTATCATCTTGTAATGATTTAGTAACACATCACAATTGACGACCAGAGTCATGTTTCGGTTTTTCTTTAATAATTTGAGCCCAAGGGCTTGTCGCTGCATTAAAAAGAGTAGCTTTGCCACGTCTCTATGTCTGTGGCCATGAACAGCTACATAGGACAATTAGACCAATTATTGCTTTCCATCAAAGACAATAGGATTAGATATACATTCACCATGAACAAGTTCCCTGATTCATGTTTAAAGAGAATGATTAAATTTGAAGTCCAAAACTTTATTTCCTCAGTTAATTAATAACTGAAACACCTGTGTGCTAAGGTGATCGCTCTCTTTTTCTTTCGTTTCCTTTCTTATTCCTAACTATTTTACGAAGTTGATTGTTTAGTCAGTCTTCTAATTTATTTAAGCACaaaatacttgaaatttgtACCAAGCTTTTTTATCCACTTGCCTGTTTAGCAATTCTTAGTGTTTACCCTATATACATATCGATTACATTTCTGCTAAAATTGAATATCATTTTTGCATGCAGAAATTATGTCGTTCAATTTATTTTGGAGCTTAAGATACCATCTGCTACATCCAAGCTGACCGCTCAGTTTGAGGGCAGTTATTTACATCTCTCAATGCAAAAGTTTAGTAGCCATGTTGTTGAAAAGTGTCTTGAACTGTGTAATGATGAAACCCGATCAAGGATCATCCATGAATTGCTCTCCTCTAACTACTTTGAGCAATTGCTTCAGGACCCACACGCAAATTATGTTGTTCAGAAAGCTCTCCGCTTTTCCGAGGTATGCTGTTGATGCTCATTTTTTGTGATCTTGTATTATTATAACCTTTTGGTTTAGTAGCAATGTGTCTGTTCTACAATTGGCATCAAACCCAAAGATGCTGTTTTGTTCTTCTCTCTTTTCTCCAATTAACATGCTATCGTAGTTGTTTTAAAATGACAAATTCCTACCCTCGATGCCTTTTAAGAGTGAGAACTTTTCTGGATTATCCTACATAATTCAACTATAGAACTCTTTTGAAATCAGGGCCCTCTCTATAAATCACTGGTTGATGCCATCGAATTCCACAAGGTGAATTCTCGCAATAGTCCCTACTCCAAGAGGATATTCTCTCACAAGCTTATGAGGAGGTGATGCATAATCTTATTGCTGCTAAGAATTTGAAATGTTTATGAGCCACTGACTGCTTCTCCTACACTCCTCACTCCATAAAAAAAAAGGTTCTTTTATCAATCCATGCTCGTTGTCTGCAGTGACATATTCTGTTTTCGTTTATAAAATTTGTGTCTTTACTTTGCATTATAACTAGTGTAACGGCGAAGTTGCTCCTAGATCTCTAGATATACGATGTTTCGTTTGATATTAGTTGTTTTTGGTCTCAATGTACCTCCAACATAACATTTGGTCCCCTCGCACACGCGGTTTTTAGGATGACTGTGCATTAGATAGAGACTAGATCTGTTTTCCAGAACTGTATGAATTCATATGGAATATTTGTGGATTGAATTGGTGCTTTTCTGAATAAAAATTGGTCACAAAATACATATGcttatacacacacatacacacatgaATATACACTATTTTCCATGTCCATATATGTAGGCCTGACCACGATTCCAAAACCGACAGCTCCAGTTCAAGTGAAAGGTGAAACCGTGACCAAACCGTTTGGATACAGTCTGGTTTCGGTTTTTTAACGGTTCTCTGGTTATAGTCCTAATCGGTTTGAACTAAAATTTGTTCTTTTAAATTTAGAgacaaaaggaaaaataatgatataaaATTTGGGAGGGTGGAATTTAGCGTTCAACAATtgtatcataaaaaaaatattgatatgtagttttgatatgttgttATTCAACCGTGCTCACCTCTTTCACGACCATTAAGATGATAATTATCTAATAGatgtataatttttatatgttcaTCACGTCT
This window contains:
- the LOC142519534 gene encoding LOW QUALITY PROTEIN: uncharacterized protein LOC142519534 (The sequence of the model RefSeq protein was modified relative to this genomic sequence to represent the inferred CDS: deleted 1 base in 1 codon) gives rise to the protein MFEKKMGAENMNDDDEFERLLGEIPHATASLNLHHHHHHNGSDLDADGHCQGHAYGIYDDGLLKHKYTCISSPESGFSLQSDGSSSSLFSSGYSLSDIGSPTLPRFEEIKSHSNSGDGFLLDFNRVNGVNERNFVDGLSLSRNFSKMYVSDELDDLLVSPNGFRSHRQCKNEEIRMNFEKCGAHDSYRKGFSGCGDFNPSIPMRPINFEGLMSSVSVEMQHQQRVANLLGSQYLPSWPDGMFARSEFPITAQSPQIYRSNVLTRNHFPMGFAVSNGSSTLNRPLVGDAPLYALRNDINLIETRNDVYSPNEVQLARSIPQSNVENLLHYQPVVSDGKNRVPLCVIAPQGNVEAFTDDDSLIIQGEGVNYGMKRGYVCSRENIHKDFIHETCAEKGQGKRLNFDAHLHIASIQDTRLTLKMYHPFQLPPKCNSLAEAQGYIYHIAKDQHGCRFLQRMFDEGNSRDVQTIFSEIIDHTVELMMNPFGNYLMQKLLEVCNEEQSMHVLLRATEEPGELVRISLNTHGTRVVQKLIETLKTRQQILRVISNLEPGFLTLIKDLNGNHVVQRCLQCFTNEDSKFIFIAAAKYCVDIAMHQHGCCVLQRCIKISNGEHREKLVAEISRNGLLLAQDPFGNYVVQFILELKIPSATSKLTAQFEGSYLHLSMQKFSSHVVEKCLELCNDETRSRIIHELLSSNYFEQLLQDPHANYVVQKALRFSEGPLYKSLVDAIEFHKVNSRNSPYSKRIFSHKLMRR